One window from the genome of Thermoanaerobacterium sp. PSU-2 encodes:
- the ytxC gene encoding putative sporulation protein YtxC, whose amino-acid sequence MQLLSIGIPNALLSGSVFNNELEYMKNEGLDFTVNLDNRGNITFFNIDVEDRVSSKNIAKIKEHVSDVISDVIVNQIDKKLIKRIIDKYYYYFDSDEKRKIENIARGILDNDVNRETFKLVKKERIFEEIEDFLKDNETIDIEGFVNFRLRDFIGELSEVVDRAVDEYMMQKEYDEFIGLLKYFVELQDSKIDVLNILVDKSGKFSFYDKEKKPITGQFLSDITIEFTGGELTDDDMLISTLIAMAPSKIYIHSLENIKSKDVFDTVKKIFSNKVFICNGCSLCAINEARK is encoded by the coding sequence ATGCAGCTTTTGTCTATCGGTATCCCAAATGCTTTATTAAGTGGCAGCGTTTTTAACAATGAGTTAGAATATATGAAGAATGAAGGATTAGATTTTACTGTAAATTTAGATAATCGTGGGAACATTACTTTTTTTAATATAGACGTAGAGGATAGAGTTTCGAGTAAAAATATAGCTAAAATAAAAGAGCATGTATCTGATGTGATTTCTGATGTAATAGTAAATCAGATCGACAAGAAGTTGATAAAAAGGATTATAGATAAATACTATTATTATTTTGATTCTGATGAGAAGCGAAAGATTGAAAACATAGCGAGAGGTATTTTAGATAACGATGTAAATAGAGAGACATTCAAATTAGTTAAGAAAGAAAGAATCTTTGAGGAAATAGAGGATTTCTTAAAGGACAATGAGACTATTGACATAGAAGGGTTTGTCAATTTCAGGTTAAGGGATTTTATTGGCGAGTTAAGCGAGGTAGTGGATAGAGCGGTTGACGAATACATGATGCAAAAGGAATACGATGAATTTATCGGGCTTTTAAAGTATTTTGTAGAACTTCAGGACTCCAAAATAGATGTTCTTAACATCCTCGTTGATAAAAGTGGTAAATTTTCATTTTACGACAAAGAAAAGAAGCCTATAACAGGGCAGTTCTTAAGCGATATTACAATTGAATTTACAGGAGGAGAATTGACAGATGATGATATGCTTATAAGCACACTTATTGCAATGGCTCCTTCTAAGATATATATACATTCGTTGGAAAATATAAAAAGTAAAGATGTTTTTGATACTGTTAAAAAAATATTTTCAAACAAAGTATTTATATGCAATGGTTGCAGCTTATGTGCGATAAATGAGGCAAGGAAATAA
- a CDS encoding GH1 family beta-glucosidase, with protein MSDFSKDFLFGVATASYQVEGAYNEDGRTMSIWDTFSRQDGKVYKGHNGDVACDHYHLYKDDVKMMKDLGIEAYRFSIAWPRIFPAKGQYNPKGMDFYKRLTDELLKNDIKPFATIYHWDLPQWADDLGGWLNRDVVEWYGEYAAKLFSELGGYIKNWITLNEPWCSSFLSYFIGEHAPGHKDLGEALLVSHHLLLSHGKAVEIFRDLNLDDSKIGITLNLNEVFPASDSDDDKIAAQIADGFQNRWFLDPLFKAKYPEDMVEYFGKFAKVDFINDEDLNVISQKLDFLGVNYYTRAVVQKGNDGILDVVQIDPGNEKTEMGWEIYPESLYNILMRLKREYTYDMPLYITENGAAFNDVVEDDDRVHDEKRVEFLRQHFKEAKRFLDDGGNLKGYFVWSLMDNFEWAHGYSKRFGIVYVDYETERRILKDSALWYKDLISTRTI; from the coding sequence ATGTCAGACTTTAGCAAAGATTTTTTGTTTGGCGTGGCTACGGCTTCGTATCAAGTTGAAGGTGCTTACAACGAGGATGGCAGGACTATGTCTATCTGGGACACATTTTCCAGACAAGATGGAAAGGTATACAAAGGCCATAATGGCGATGTGGCTTGCGATCACTACCATCTATACAAGGACGATGTAAAGATGATGAAAGACTTAGGCATTGAAGCGTACAGATTTTCTATTGCTTGGCCAAGGATTTTCCCTGCGAAAGGGCAGTACAATCCTAAGGGGATGGATTTTTATAAAAGGTTGACTGATGAGCTTTTAAAAAATGACATTAAACCTTTTGCTACAATATACCATTGGGATCTGCCTCAATGGGCTGATGATTTAGGTGGATGGCTTAATAGAGATGTTGTTGAGTGGTATGGTGAATATGCCGCAAAACTTTTTTCTGAACTGGGCGGATACATAAAAAACTGGATCACATTAAATGAGCCATGGTGTTCTTCATTTTTGTCGTATTTCATCGGCGAACATGCGCCAGGGCATAAAGATCTAGGTGAAGCTTTGTTAGTTTCGCACCATCTTTTGTTGTCACATGGCAAAGCTGTGGAAATATTTAGAGATCTAAATTTAGATGACTCTAAAATAGGCATTACTCTAAACTTAAACGAAGTATTTCCTGCCTCAGATAGTGACGATGACAAAATTGCGGCTCAAATAGCCGATGGTTTCCAAAACAGATGGTTCTTAGATCCTCTATTTAAAGCCAAATACCCGGAAGATATGGTAGAGTATTTTGGTAAATTTGCAAAAGTCGATTTTATAAATGATGAAGATTTGAATGTGATTTCTCAAAAATTAGATTTTCTGGGAGTTAATTATTACACAAGAGCAGTTGTCCAGAAAGGAAATGACGGTATTTTGGATGTTGTGCAGATAGATCCTGGAAATGAAAAGACGGAGATGGGATGGGAGATTTACCCTGAATCACTTTACAATATTTTGATGAGGCTTAAAAGAGAATACACTTATGATATGCCATTGTACATTACTGAAAATGGTGCGGCGTTTAATGATGTCGTTGAGGATGACGATCGTGTACACGATGAAAAGCGGGTAGAGTTTTTAAGACAGCATTTTAAAGAGGCTAAACGCTTTTTAGATGATGGTGGAAATTTGAAAGGGTACTTTGTGTGGTCACTTATGGACAATTTTGAGTGGGCTCATGGCTATTCAAAGAGATTTGGCATCGTATATGTGGACTATGAGACGGAAAGAAGGATTTTGAAGGACAGTGCCCTATGGTATAAAGATTTGATTTCTACAAGAACCATCTAA
- a CDS encoding DUF6873 family GME fold protein, translated as MKNPYVPDKKVRCVVVDGRHLDVVNSLKKMEIEVVMTKRHASLYEAISYHPDIIAHNVGDRQIVLAPDVDENFVEEIKKLNLEVIFGKTVLSRNYPGNIAYNVARLGDYAFHNLKYTDPVLREVLEKKGVKFIHVKQGYTKCNMAIVDNISFITSDAGLYKTASKEGFDCLLIEQGGIKLNGFDYGFIGGASGLIDKDVFCVAGDLRYHNEYKKIIDFLKYKNKEIIFLSSGEVKDIGSIIPLY; from the coding sequence TTGAAAAATCCTTATGTACCTGACAAAAAAGTACGGTGTGTCGTCGTCGATGGAAGGCATCTTGATGTAGTTAATTCATTGAAAAAGATGGAAATAGAAGTCGTAATGACAAAAAGACATGCTTCTCTCTACGAAGCCATATCGTATCATCCGGATATAATCGCCCACAATGTAGGTGACAGACAAATTGTTTTAGCGCCAGATGTTGATGAAAATTTTGTTGAAGAAATCAAAAAGTTAAACTTGGAAGTAATATTTGGGAAGACTGTACTAAGTAGAAACTATCCTGGCAATATAGCATATAATGTAGCAAGATTAGGCGATTATGCTTTTCATAATTTGAAGTATACTGATCCAGTATTAAGGGAAGTATTAGAGAAAAAAGGAGTGAAATTTATACACGTTAAGCAAGGATACACCAAGTGCAACATGGCAATCGTGGACAATATAAGTTTCATAACATCGGACGCAGGTCTTTATAAGACAGCTTCAAAAGAAGGGTTTGACTGCCTTTTGATTGAACAAGGTGGTATAAAGCTTAATGGGTTTGATTACGGATTTATAGGAGGAGCGTCTGGACTTATAGATAAAGATGTTTTTTGCGTTGCTGGAGATTTAAGATATCACAACGAATACAAGAAAATAATTGATTTTTTGAAATATAAAAACAAAGAAATAATTTTTTTGTCATCTGGTGAAGTAAAAGACATAGGTTCCATTATTCCACTCTACTGA
- a CDS encoding response regulator codes for MNEKSILIVDDDKLSRTILKNILGGAGYKIYESQDGDEALKLYRRILPDMVILDVVMPGLSGFDLLRILRDEEENQLVPVILLTSSDNYEEKLHGLELGADAYITKPFNEKELLAQVKNLFQRIEHNRMANPLTGLRGNIDIKYEIRRRIKNGLLYAVLYIDLDNFKSFNDYYGFSRGDKIIRQTARILKDALFKCGNPNDFLGHIGGDDFIIITTPDKIDDICNYIINTFDEDIKRYYDDEDLANGYIEVINRRGEIQRFPFVSISIAVVTNENRNFDNELQISAVAAEIKRKLKSIEGSKYLKDRRKC; via the coding sequence GTGAATGAAAAAAGTATATTGATCGTTGATGATGATAAGCTAAGCAGGACTATTTTAAAAAACATTTTAGGCGGCGCCGGGTATAAAATTTACGAGTCACAAGATGGCGATGAGGCTTTAAAGTTGTATAGACGCATTTTGCCGGATATGGTCATACTTGATGTAGTCATGCCTGGTCTTAGTGGATTTGACTTACTTAGAATATTGAGGGATGAGGAAGAAAATCAATTGGTGCCTGTCATACTTTTGACATCCAGTGACAATTATGAAGAGAAACTGCACGGGTTGGAGTTAGGCGCTGATGCGTACATAACGAAACCATTCAATGAAAAAGAACTTCTTGCACAAGTGAAAAATCTGTTTCAGAGGATCGAGCACAACAGGATGGCCAATCCACTTACAGGACTTAGAGGCAATATTGACATAAAGTATGAGATAAGAAGGCGCATAAAAAATGGGCTCTTGTACGCTGTTTTGTACATAGACTTGGATAATTTTAAGTCCTTCAATGATTACTACGGATTTTCACGTGGCGATAAAATAATAAGGCAGACAGCCAGGATCTTGAAAGATGCCCTTTTTAAATGTGGAAATCCCAACGATTTTTTAGGGCATATAGGCGGAGATGACTTTATAATAATAACTACTCCAGATAAAATCGATGATATATGCAATTATATAATAAATACCTTTGATGAGGATATAAAGAGGTATTACGATGATGAGGATTTGGCCAATGGCTATATAGAAGTCATCAATAGGCGAGGAGAAATACAGAGGTTTCCATTCGTTTCAATATCTATAGCTGTTGTGACGAACGAAAACAGAAATTTTGATAATGAGCTGCAGATAAGTGCAGTAGCTGCAGAGATTAAGAGGAAGCTTAAGTCTATAGAAGGAAGCAAATACTTAAAAGATAGAAGGAAATGTTAG
- a CDS encoding 4Fe-4S binding protein: MRYAYVDQDICDRSPFCPASHSCKFGAFKLSRKGLFQVEINVDKEKCTGCGVCTRYCPHGAIKLVNA; the protein is encoded by the coding sequence ATGAGGTATGCATATGTAGATCAAGATATATGTGATAGATCACCGTTTTGTCCAGCAAGTCACAGTTGCAAGTTTGGCGCATTTAAGTTATCAAGAAAGGGCTTGTTTCAAGTTGAGATAAATGTGGATAAAGAAAAATGTACTGGATGCGGCGTTTGTACCAGGTATTGTCCACACGGCGCCATAAAATTAGTAAATGCGTAG